A stretch of Lactuca sativa cultivar Salinas chromosome 6, Lsat_Salinas_v11, whole genome shotgun sequence DNA encodes these proteins:
- the LOC111899447 gene encoding uncharacterized protein LOC111899447 has protein sequence MDYVSKRVDTKATQTNNVKVVVDFVNTNIFAWLGTPKAIINEQGMHFFNRTLEAVLKKYGVTHWVSTTYHLQTNGKVEASNQQIKVILEKTTNPVKEDSSIRLDDALWAHGAAYKTSIGISPYQIVFGKLCRLLVELEHRAYWTVKKLNMSMDEASRKRRLDIEELEEIMNDANNNEAIYKNRMLFMAR, from the coding sequence ATGGATTATGTATCAAAACGGGTTGACACAAAAGCCACTCAGACAAATAACGTGAAGGTTGTGGTCGATTTCGTTAATACCAACATTTTTGCTTGGCTCGGGACACCAAAGGCAATCATCAATGAACAGGGCATGCATTTCTTCAACCGCACCCTCGAGGCTGTTTTGAAGAAATATGGTGTTACACATTGGGTATCGACTACTTATCACCTACAAACCAACGGGAAAGTTGAAGCTTCTAACCAGCAGATTAAGGTTATCCTTGAGAAAACGACCAACCCTGTTAAGGAAGATTCGAGTATTCGGTTAGATGATGCGTTATGGGCTCATGGAGCAGCATATAAAACTTCAATTGGAATTTCGCCTTATCAAATCGTTTTTGGGAAACTGTGTCGACTTCTGGTGGAGTTAGAACACCGAGCATATTGGACTGTCAAGAAACTTAATATGAGCATGGATGAAGCTAGTAGGAAAAGAAGGTTGGATATTGAAGAGCTAGAAGAAATCATGAATGATGCTAACAATAATGAAGCGATTTATAAAAACCGAATGCTTTTCATGGCAAGATGA